In Comamonas koreensis, the genomic stretch AGGTCGGGAAAGGGCCGGAACCATAGCAGCGTCGACAGGCATTCCCTGAGGCTGGGTAGGAGCCTGGTCGCGGCCAGCCATCCAATGATCAAGCCATAGGGCAGGCAGGCGATGGCACGTTGGCGAACTTGCTGCCCATCGGGGCGCTCATCCACCAGGTAGCGAAGAATGATGAGCGGGCTGAAGGCGGCAAGCAGTGCGGTCTCCGGACCCAGCAAGTAGGTGCAGGCAACGAGGCTCACCAGGCTTGCCGCCACCCAGAGCAACTCCCACGCGCACTCGCGGAGCGACATGTGCTCTTTGCCTTGGTGCAAAGTGACCCAGAACAGGGTGAGCCACAGCAGCATCAAGGTCGCGACAGGAACGGCTGAATACAGGGCCAGGTCCGTGGGCGACACCCGCAGGTAGGCTGCACCCAGCAGCGTGCCGCTGCTCATTGCACCCCAGGGAATGAAGGTCTGGCTGAGCAAGGCAAACACCATCAGGTGGCGAGGCGCCAGGGCCAGGTGGCGCAGCATCATCACCGTGCCCACCATTCCGACGCCAAACCCAGTCGCAGACTCGGCAAAAGGGCCGACCAAAAAGCAGGCAAAGAAAAGCCTTCTGCGGCGCGCATGGGGGTCGAGACCCGCAGAGGGAGCGTCAGCGCCGCCGAGCGCATGTTTGCTGGACGCAACGCGCCAAAAAAGCAGGCCGCCCAGAATATAGGGCGCGATGGTCCCGCCAATCCAGGCCCCCCGCATGAGCGACTCACCGAGCTTGTCGATGGAAAACGGAATGGGTCCGCTGAAAAACGCAATGGGCACCGTCAGCGCCAGACCCAGCAGCGCTGCCCGGGTCGCGTTCCACTTCAGAAAGGCAATGGCCAGCGCCACCACCAAGGTAGGCGTCGCCCAAAGCAGGTAGCTATGCATCACCGCGCTGTTGCTGTGGGGCGGCTGGCTGCAAACGCAGCGCTTTTAGGGTCATGCCTGGCATAGAAAAGATGTCGTTATTTATTACAACGATTCTCCGACCTTCCAGGGGTTTGCCCAGTCACCTTGGCTGCTCACGTCTGTTGAGAAGCCGGTCAGAGCGCACGGCGATAAAGCGCCAGTTCTGCATGTTATAGGGCGACGGGGCACGCGTTGCCTGTGCGATCAAGGCCTGGATGCGGGCCTCACCGAGCGGCGGGCCATCGACATAACGGTGGACGGAGACGCGGCTTTCAATGGCTTGTTGTACGGGATTGGTCATGGTCAGGTTGAGTGGCTAAGGGGTGAAAAAACGGGCAGGTCGGCATCAGCGAGAAGGCGCCGCCGTCCACTGCACGGCCAGCACGCTGACCAGCACCACCACCAGGCCGGCCAGCGCCATGCCGGTCATCGATTGGCCCAGCAGCGCCCAGCCCAGCACGACGGCGGTGAGGGGGCTGAGCAGGCCCAGCGATGCGACGGCCACGGTGGGTAAACGTGCAATGCCGCGAAACCACAGCGCATAGGCCAGCAGCGCGCCTGCCAGGCACAGATAGGCATAGGCCAGCCCTTGTACAGCTCTGAGCGACGGCAGCGGTGCATCCAGCCACCAGGCCAGCGGCGCAAGCATCAGGCCGCCCAGCAGCAGCTGCCAGCCGGTGAGCGCCATCACCGGCAAGTCCAACTGCCAGCGGCGCGTGAGCCAGACCCCGCTGGCCATGCAGGCGGCGCCCAAGAAGGCCGCGGCAATGCCGATGGGCTCGAACACCGTTTGCGGCGATACCAGCAGCAGCGCCATGCCCAGCACCCCGGCCACGGCCGCCGCCAAGGTGCTGCGGGCGGGGGATTTGCCGTCGGCCCACCAGGCCAGCGCCATCACCATCAGCGGCTGGATGGCGCCCAGCACGGCGGCCAGGCCACCGGGCAGGCGGTAGGCCGCCACAAACAGCAGCGCCTGGAAGGCGCCGATATTGAGCGCACTCAGGATCAGCAGGCGCAGCCAGTGCTGCTGCGCGGGCAGCCGGCGCATGGCCAGTACCAGCAGCAGGCCAGCGGGCAGCACCCGGATCAGCGCGGCGGTGAAAGGGCGGTGGGGTGGCAGCAGCTCCGAGGTCACGATATAGGTGGAGCCCCAGACCATAGGGGCCAGCGCGGTGAGGGCGATGTCTTGCCAGCGGGACGGGCGTGGGAGGGCTTGCATAGGTTTTATCTTCAAATCAAGATAAAATGAATGCTAACCTTTAAATATCTTGATATCAAGACAAATGCCAAAAAAACCTTTGTCCTCTGCGGGTGATGCCGTGGACGCGATCCTGGCGCAATGGGCGCGCGAGCGGCCCGATCTGGATGCCAGCCCGATGGGTCCGATTGGCCGCATCAAGCGCTGTTCCGCACTGATCGAGCAAAGTCTGGATGTGAACTTTGCGCAGTTCGGCCTGAGCTTTTGGGAGTTCGATATGCTGGCCGCGCTGCGGCGCTCGGGCGCGCCTTACCGGCTCAGCCCCACCGAGCTGTTTTCCACCCTGATGGTGACCTCGGGCACCATGACCCACCGGCTCAAGCGCCTGGAAGCCAATGGCTGGATCGAGCGGGTGCCCCATGCGCAAGATGCGCGCAGCATGCTGGTGCAGCTGACCAAGCCCGGCCTCAAGCTCATTGATGCCGCCGTTACCGCCCATGTGGACAAGGAACGTGCGCTGCTGCAGCCCTTGCCCGCAGCAAGCCTGGCGGCGCTCAATACGCATCTGTCGGCGTTGCTGGCGGTGCTGGAAGGCGGCGCAGGCAGCTCAGAGGATGAGCAGGGCAGTTGATGCGTTGTTGAGGGGGCAGTGTTTAGAACCTGTTCAAAGTCTCTACGCAGCCGCGTTGGAGTGCAATCGGGATGAGTTCGAAGGGATGGAACGCAGCTTGCACCGGGGTGCAAGCAAGGGCCAGCGTGAAGAAATTGCCCGATTTCACTCCAACCCGTAGGGACAGTGGCTTTGTGGGCGGCCGGCAAGGGGTGCCCGACTAGGGCCGCCCGGGCAGGGGCGGTCTGCGGCGTTGCAGTGCTTGCCAATAGCGGGCTATTGGCTGCGCACTGCGCGGCTAAGCGCCCCCCTCGCATCCCATCCCGCAAAGACACTGTCGCGGCGCGAGGAGACATTGAACAGGTTCTTGGATCAACGGACTTTAAATCCGCTGGTCTAGGCTGCCTCCTAGACGTCTCAGATCGCTGTGCTGCTGGTGGTCGGGGCGCCCGCCAGCCGCTCATACAAGGTATAGCTGCGGTAGGACTTGTGCGGCCCACGCACCTGGTGCTCGATGACAAAGCCGCCGCTGCGCAGGAACGCGTAACTGCTGTCATAGCGGTCCGCAATACACAGGTGCGAGCTGCTGGCGCTCAGCTGCCCGTCCTGGTCGACGGCAGGATGCAGCCGGTGAAAAAGGCGCTGCTGCTGGGCATCGAAATAGATGCACAAATGGGCCCCTTGCTGGCTGAAGAAATAGCTGCCGCTGGCGCGAAACGAGCCGCCGCTTTGCAGCACCATCTGGCCGCTCTCGGTGTAGTGGGCCGCGCTCGCCCCTTCGGGCGTGAAGCGCGCCTGGCCC encodes the following:
- a CDS encoding EamA family transporter — protein: MQALPRPSRWQDIALTALAPMVWGSTYIVTSELLPPHRPFTAALIRVLPAGLLLVLAMRRLPAQQHWLRLLILSALNIGAFQALLFVAAYRLPGGLAAVLGAIQPLMVMALAWWADGKSPARSTLAAAVAGVLGMALLLVSPQTVFEPIGIAAAFLGAACMASGVWLTRRWQLDLPVMALTGWQLLLGGLMLAPLAWWLDAPLPSLRAVQGLAYAYLCLAGALLAYALWFRGIARLPTVAVASLGLLSPLTAVVLGWALLGQSMTGMALAGLVVVLVSVLAVQWTAAPSR
- a CDS encoding DUF6314 family protein; this encodes MTTEHPLPWVAEHLLAALQGEWRFSRSLQDLVTRNPIGTVQGQARFTPEGASAAHYTESGQMVLQSGGSFRASGSYFFSQQGAHLCIYFDAQQQRLFHRLHPAVDQDGQLSASSSHLCIADRYDSSYAFLRSGGFVIEHQVRGPHKSYRSYTLYERLAGAPTTSSTAI
- a CDS encoding MarR family winged helix-turn-helix transcriptional regulator → MPKKPLSSAGDAVDAILAQWARERPDLDASPMGPIGRIKRCSALIEQSLDVNFAQFGLSFWEFDMLAALRRSGAPYRLSPTELFSTLMVTSGTMTHRLKRLEANGWIERVPHAQDARSMLVQLTKPGLKLIDAAVTAHVDKERALLQPLPAASLAALNTHLSALLAVLEGGAGSSEDEQGS
- a CDS encoding nitroreductase family protein, which gives rise to MTNPVQQAIESRVSVHRYVDGPPLGEARIQALIAQATRAPSPYNMQNWRFIAVRSDRLLNRREQPR